The following proteins come from a genomic window of Acinonyx jubatus isolate Ajub_Pintada_27869175 chromosome C1, VMU_Ajub_asm_v1.0, whole genome shotgun sequence:
- the CMKLR2 gene encoding chemerin-like receptor 2, which yields MEELDETLFEEFENYSYTLEYYSSESDLEEKAHLGVVHWISLVLYCVAFILGIPGNATVIWFTGFKWKKTVTALWFLNLAIADFIFLLFLPLYISYVAMNFHWPFGILLCKANSFIAQLNMFASVFFLTVISLDRYIHLVHPVVSHRHRTLKNSLIVITFVWFLASLMGGPALYFRDTLEFNNHTLCYNNFHEYDPDLTFVRHHVLTWVKFIVGYLFPLLAMSICYLCLIFKVKKRSILVSSKHFWTILAVVMAFLICWTPYHLFSIWELTIHHSSYFHHVLQAGIPLSTGLAFLNSCLNPILYVLISKKFQTRFRASVAEILKHTLWEVSCSGTVSEQLRNSETKNLCLLETAQ from the coding sequence ATGGAAGAGCTAGACGAAACATTATTTGAAGAATTTGAGAACTACTCCTATACCCTGGAATATTACTCCTCAGAGTCTGATTTGGAGGAGAAAGCCCACCTGGGAGTTGTTCACTGGATCTCCCTGGTGTTATACTGTGTAGCATTCATTTTGGGTATTCCAGGAAATGCCACTGTCATTTGGTTCACAGGGTTCAAGTGGAAGAAGACAGTCACCGCTCTCTGGTTCCTCAATCTGGCTATTGcggatttcatttttcttctcttcctaccTCTGTACATCTCCTACGTGGCCATGAATTTCCACTGGCCCTTTGGCATCTTGTTGTGCAAGGCCAATTCCTTCATTGCCCAGCTGAACATGTTTGCTAGTGTTTTTTTCCTGACGGTGATTAGTCTGGACCGCTATATCCACTTGGTCCATCCTGTCGTATCTCATCGGCACCGAACCCTAAAGAACTCCCTGATAGTTATTACATTCGTTTGGTTTTTGGCTTCTCTAATGGGTGGTCCTGCCCTATACTTCCGGGACACTCTGGAGTTCAATAACCACACTCTCTGCTATAACAATTTCCACGAGTATGATCCTGACCTTACTTTCGTGAGGCACCATGTTCTGACCTGGGTGAAATTTATTGTTGGGTACCTCTTCCCCTTGCTAGCAATGAGCATTTGCTACCTGTGTCTCATATTCAAGGTGAAGAAGCGAAGCATCCTGGTCTCCAGTAAGCATTTCTGGACCATCCTCGCTGTGGTCATGGCCTTTTTGATTTGTTGGACTCCTTATCACCTGTTTAGCATTTGGGAGCTTACAATCCACCACAGTAGCTATTTCCACCATGTGCTTCAGGCCGGCATCCCCCTCTCCACTGGCTTGGCATTCCTCAATAGTTGTTTGAACCCCATCCTCTACGTCCTAATTAGTAAGAAGTTCCAAACACGCTTTCGGGCCTCGGTTGCTGAGATACTAAAGCACACGCTGTGGGAAGTCAGCTGTTCTGGCACGGTGAGCGAACAGCTCAGGAACTCTGAGACCAAGAACCTGTGTCTCCTGGAAACAGCTCAGTGA